The stretch of DNA AGAGAGAAGGACTAAAGCACAGATTTCGGGTGATCACCGTGGATTTGTGGGGCTTTGGTCAGTCTGGTGAAGTTAATGGTAAGCCAGTCTCTATGGATGAATATGCCGAGGAAATCAGGATGGTTCTTGATCACTTGCAACTTCCCAATGCGATCATTGGCGGTGAGTCAATGGGTGGTTATGTTGCACTGGCTTTTTTAAAAAAATATCCCCAACGCATTAATTCCCTAATCTTATCCGGCACGCAATCAATTGCAGATAACGAGGATACAAAAAAGCGGCGCGAACTTGCAGCCCAGGAAATCTTAAACAAGGGCACTTCGTCATTTATCCAGGCATTTATCAGCAAAGCACTTTCCACGCAGGCATCAGAACAAATAAAGGCGGAGCTTCTCGAAATTCTGGAATCTCAGAAAGCAACTGCCCTGGCATCGGCACTACGCGGGATGGCGCTGCGAGAAGACACTTCTTCCATTCTCGGAAGTACGGAACTCCCTGTGTTAATTCTAAGCGGAGAATACGATTCAGTGCTCTCACCCCGGCAAAGTGAGAATCTGCATGAAATCGCCAGAAACAGTGCTTTGGTGATTATTGAAAATGCCGGCCATCTGTCCAGCCTGGAACAACCGCAGCAATGGAATCAAGCAGTGCTTGACTACTTTTCTGATCGCTGATCAACAGAGATTTTGTCATTCCCAGAGGCATTGTTGCATAAATGAAGGTAGGTACGCAAAAAATCGTCTTTGCGAGCGTCAGCGGAGCAATCCATCTTTTAAGGTTATTCAAGTTTCGATCTGGATTGCTTCACTTCGTTTGCTAAGACTATAGGTAATAAAGAAAAAATTAGCTCCTCTTAGAGAGCTGCTCTTCTATCCGCTGAATCATGTAGGGGAAAAACGGATTGGATGAAAGTCGAAGGATTGAATCCAGACTGACAATAAGCACTTGCCGTTCACCATGCGAAGCAATGGTTCCTAATTGAACTCCATAGTCCATTGAGTCAGGAAAAAGACCATACAGACTATCGTTCATTGGAAAAGGAATTGCAACATGCGACAAAGAATAGACATCACGCGGATAAGTCAATCCTAGTGGAAAAATACGTTCATTAACCGTTCCAGCATTAGTGACACGTTCAACCACATCAACACTGTCATTATTCGCATTCGTGATAATGACGCTGCGGTAGTTTCGGGGAGGAGCATTCAGAAGCCTTTCCACTGCCGTATCTGCTGAAGGACGTAATAAAAGACCTAATTTTGATGCCCTGTTCAAATCAAATAATACTAATTCACTGCCATTTGCAGGAAGATTAGCATAGAAAGATCGGATTATCGCTCGCGTACTGACTGTAAAATCCATTACAGACTGAAAGGTTAATACCGGTGGGAGTTCAACTAGTCGACCTTCATTGGCAAGGCGTGTTATCTGTTGTTGCAATACTGTAGTTAGACGATGAGACTGACTTGCTGCATTGACTGGAAAAGAGTTGTATTTAAATGGATTGAATTCAGGGAGTATAGTGAGCCAGGCTGCTTTTGCAAAGGGTGGTAATATCGCTGGCAAGGCAGCAAAGCCCGCAAAACGTGCGAAGCGTGTAATTCCAATCATGGGTGAAATTAATATAATCCTGTCTGGCTTGGTTAATTCTTTATTTTCAAGAGAATCAAGAGCATATTTTAATGCCAGTGCACCCCCATTTGAAAAACCAACAAGATGCAGAGGTTGCGACGGGCCTATGCGTCTTCGTGCTTCACGTACTGCTAGCCGGGTTGCCGCCAACCAGTCTTCCCATTTCACATCAGTTAAGGCAGCCGGTACTGTGCCATGGGCTGGTAATCTAATCGCGATTGCCACGTAACCATGAGCAACATATCGTCTGGCGATATGGCGCAAGCTATAAGGAGAGTCCGTCAACCCATGTAATAAGACTACAGCGCCGACAGCTGGACCCTGGGGATCAAGTATATAGGAACGATTCCAGTCAGTAGAAAATTTTTCAGGATAAACCGGGCTGCCGGAGAAATATCGATTACCTGGAATGCGCTGCTTGCTAGTTAATTTTTCAGTTACCTCAGTGCGCACAGCATCAAAAAGAGAATTTTCTATGTCGATGTATTGTGGCCAGCCAAGCTTATCCAGTTCTTTAGCCTGCTTCTCCTTTGGAACATAAGTATGCCATAGCTCTAATGCAGGGCCTCGCTGTAACTCAAATATCCTTAATCCAAGTAAAATTAAAAGACTTAAACAGATAAGCTTGATTAGTGGTTTTAACCATGTAAATAATTTGACTCTCATTAAGGGGGCTCTTTGGTACCACATCCTGAACGCATTCATCCAGAATATCATTTAGTTTCCCTCAAATTCAAATTGAGATATTTCTCAAGTGACGCGC from Legionella quinlivanii encodes:
- a CDS encoding alpha/beta fold hydrolase, whose amino-acid sequence is MNRFLKYLFFCLLFQSAAAQSNYYSYTDVGEGPALVLIHPFPADQNIWKAQREGLKHRFRVITVDLWGFGQSGEVNGKPVSMDEYAEEIRMVLDHLQLPNAIIGGESMGGYVALAFLKKYPQRINSLILSGTQSIADNEDTKKRRELAAQEILNKGTSSFIQAFISKALSTQASEQIKAELLEILESQKATALASALRGMALREDTSSILGSTELPVLILSGEYDSVLSPRQSENLHEIARNSALVIIENAGHLSSLEQPQQWNQAVLDYFSDR
- a CDS encoding alpha/beta hydrolase — its product is MRVKLFTWLKPLIKLICLSLLILLGLRIFELQRGPALELWHTYVPKEKQAKELDKLGWPQYIDIENSLFDAVRTEVTEKLTSKQRIPGNRYFSGSPVYPEKFSTDWNRSYILDPQGPAVGAVVLLHGLTDSPYSLRHIARRYVAHGYVAIAIRLPAHGTVPAALTDVKWEDWLAATRLAVREARRRIGPSQPLHLVGFSNGGALALKYALDSLENKELTKPDRIILISPMIGITRFARFAGFAALPAILPPFAKAAWLTILPEFNPFKYNSFPVNAASQSHRLTTVLQQQITRLANEGRLVELPPVLTFQSVMDFTVSTRAIIRSFYANLPANGSELVLFDLNRASKLGLLLRPSADTAVERLLNAPPRNYRSVIITNANNDSVDVVERVTNAGTVNERIFPLGLTYPRDVYSLSHVAIPFPMNDSLYGLFPDSMDYGVQLGTIASHGERQVLIVSLDSILRLSSNPFFPYMIQRIEEQLSKRS